The following proteins come from a genomic window of Sorghum bicolor cultivar BTx623 chromosome 3, Sorghum_bicolor_NCBIv3, whole genome shotgun sequence:
- the LOC8074493 gene encoding uncharacterized protein LOC8074493 has product MRRRRGRGLPSFCHGVASTSTVQQLHGGNGKELVAAGSSAAGADAASSSFVVTVPPPSSSVVGSCVAETEVSGTGTGGDGGDGPAAVTLEQMILQLDLEEEAARKAARRAAAGEGTSTEEGWCPRRMSCVDGGGGGGGPADHVLRSARDALSQYPRFSLDGRDAMYRASFSGFYEGMGRDRDASNNAGHRPARASVCCAAGAGPCAALACSVGGYEMDLERTLRLPATVAGESVVWCKPGVVAKLMGLDAVPVPLRGGLRRRKASGQPVAAYGGVGGGVRKQRPRRTTGQEEELALHKEKLFMALHGYDLVGTGGRHAGGIRSSVGPDAAVGAMGTDGDGWESRLHR; this is encoded by the coding sequence ATGCGCCGCCGTCGTGGTCGCGGGCTCCCCAGCTTCTGCCACGGAGTCGCCTCCACGTCCACGGTGCAGCAGCTCCACGGCGGCAACGGCAAGGAGCTGGTCGCTGCCGGCAGCAGCGCGGCGGGCGCGGACGCAGCGTCCTCGTCCTTCGTCGTTACcgtgccgccgccgtcgtcgtctgtGGTTGGTTCGTGCGTGGCGGAGACCGAGGTCAGCGGCACCGGAACAGGCGGCGATGGTGGTGATGGTCCGGCGGCGGTCACGCTTGAGCAGATGATCCTGCAGCTGGacctggaggaggaggccgccaggaaggcggcgcggcgcgcggcggcgggggaGGGGACGTCTACGGAGGAGGGCTGGTGCCCACGGCGCATGTCCtgcgtcgacggcggcggcggcggcggcggcccggcCGACCACGTGCTCCGGTCGGCGCGGGACGCGCTGAGCCAGTACCCGCGCTTCTCGCTCGACGGCCGGGACGCCATGTACCGCGCGTCGTTCAGCGGCTTCTACGAGGGCATGGGCCGCGACCGCGACGCCAGTAATAACGCCGGCCACCGGCCGGCGAGGGCTTCGGTGTGCTGCGCCGCCGGCGCGGGGCCGTGCGCGGCGCTCGCGTGCAGCGTGGGGGGATACGAGATGGACCTGGAGCGGACGCTGCGGCTGCCGGCCACCGTCGCGGGGGAAAGCGTGGTGTGGTGCAAGCCCGGCGTGGTAGCCAAGCTCATGGGGCTGGACGCCGTGCCCGTGCCGCTCAGGGGAGGGCTCCGGCGGAGGAAAGCGAGCGGGCAACCCGTGGCTGCGTATGGCGGCGTCGGCGGTGGCGTCAGGAAGCAGAGGCCGCGGAGGACGACGGGGCAAGAGGAGGAGCTGGCCTTGCACAAGGAGAAGCTCTTCATGGCGTTGCATGGCTACGATCTTGTCGGGACGGGCGGGCGTCACGCTGGGGGCATCAGGTCCAGCGTGGGGCCCGATGCCGCCGTCGGTGCCATGGGCACGGACGGCGATGGCTGGGAGTCCCGGCTTCATCGTTGA